The genomic DNA TTCATATGAACACGAATTTGGTGCGTACGTCCCGTTTCTAAGCGACATTCTACAAGTGTAAAGTCTTTAAAGCGTTCTAACACTTGGAAGTGAGTAACAGCATTTTTACCATTTTCATCAACTGTCATACTTTGACGCTCTTTCTTATCACGACCAATTGGTGCATCGATAGTCCCCTTATCATGCGGGATAACACCGTGCACAATTGCTTTGTAACGTCTTGTTACTGTTTTTGCTACAAGTTGATTTACAAGTGATTCATGCGCCATATCATTCTTAGCAACCATTAATAATCCAGATGTATCTTTATCAATACGATGCACAATACCTGGACGCATTACACCGTTGATACCTGATAAATCTGTACAATGGTGCATAAGGCCGTTTACAAGCGTACCACTTGTATGTCCTGGCGCTGGATGTACAACCATACCACGTGGTTTATTTACAACAAGCACATCTGCATCTTCATAATAAATTTCTAAATTCATATCTTCTGGTTGAATATCTAACGCTTCTGGATCAGGAATCGTTACTGTAATTTCATCTTCTTCTTTTACTTTATAATTCACTTTTACTGCTTTCCCGTTTACTGTCACAACATCATCTTTAATCCATTGCTGTACTTGTGAACGTGACCATTCGTTATTTATTCCTGCAACGAATTTATCAATTCGCTCATTTTTTTGCTCTTCTACAACTGTTACTTGTACTACTTCACTCATTCAATTACTCCTTCGCTTTCTTGCCTTCTAATAATGTTTGAATAATAATTAATACAACACCAATACATAACGCTGAATCAGCTATATTGAATACTGGATAGTTGTACGAGAAAATATACACGTGAATGAAATCCACTACTTCTTGTCTAAATACACGATCAATAAAGTTACCAATTGCCCCGCCTAAAATTAGGCCTAACGAAATACCTAGAAGCTTATCTGTTTTCGCATACTTTTTCATATAAAATACGATAAACACTACAAAAACAACTGTAATAATGTAGAAGAACCACATTTTATTTTCTAAAATACCCCAGGCAGCGCCTCTATTTCGATGTGATGTTATGTATAATACATTGTCGATAATCGGAATACTCGTACCCAATTCCATGTTCTTTACAATTAACCACTTCGATATTTGATCGATAGCAATGACAAATAACGCTATTACATAATATATCATTTTCATTTCCCCCACAAAGACAGTGTACCTCAAAATTTTAGCATAGCTGCTACCTTTTCACAATGAACCTTTATAGAAGAATAAAATAAATTAAAAAAAGGTAATATAATATCGTTGTGCGTATTCATACATTTACCTTTTCATAGAAAAATTCATGAATTGTTCGGGCAGTCGGCATTGTTTTCATTTGCTTTGTCGAAATTAATCTCCCGGTCTCTTCACAAATACCGTACATGTCTATTTCCATTTTAAATAATGCACGTTCTACATCCTTTAAATCCTCTTTTATATCATGTAATAGCAATTTTTTCTTTATCTCTTCCTTAATTTCATATCCAAGCTCTTGGCTGAACTCGACATCATATTTGTGCATTACTTCTTTAGCTAGTCTCTCTTGCAACTCTTTTCTCATCAATTGCAATTCTTCTTTTATTTCCATGTAGATTTCATTCACGTGTACATTCCTCCTAGCTGTAATGTACAGTTAGTGTGTCCGAAATTTATTTGCTTACCTCACACACATTTTTCCTTCACAGGAAAGAGCCTGAAAGTTATTTTGATATATCATCAAAATAAAA from Bacillus cereus G9842 includes the following:
- a CDS encoding RluA family pseudouridine synthase, which translates into the protein MSEVVQVTVVEEQKNERIDKFVAGINNEWSRSQVQQWIKDDVVTVNGKAVKVNYKVKEEDEITVTIPDPEALDIQPEDMNLEIYYEDADVLVVNKPRGMVVHPAPGHTSGTLVNGLMHHCTDLSGINGVMRPGIVHRIDKDTSGLLMVAKNDMAHESLVNQLVAKTVTRRYKAIVHGVIPHDKGTIDAPIGRDKKERQSMTVDENGKNAVTHFQVLERFKDFTLVECRLETGRTHQIRVHMKYIGYPLAGDPKYGPKKTLDMNGQALHAGILGFDHPRTGEYIQFEAPIPEVFEEALNILRK
- the lspA gene encoding lipoprotein signal peptidase LspA; amino-acid sequence: MIYYVIALFVIAIDQISKWLIVKNMELGTSIPIIDNVLYITSHRNRGAAWGILENKMWFFYIITVVFVVFIVFYMKKYAKTDKLLGISLGLILGGAIGNFIDRVFRQEVVDFIHVYIFSYNYPVFNIADSALCIGVVLIIIQTLLEGKKAKE
- a CDS encoding molecular chaperone DnaK, with amino-acid sequence MNEIYMEIKEELQLMRKELQERLAKEVMHKYDVEFSQELGYEIKEEIKKKLLLHDIKEDLKDVERALFKMEIDMYGICEETGRLISTKQMKTMPTARTIHEFFYEKVNV